GCGGCCCGTCACGACCAGGCCCGTCCCGAAGAGCACCAGGAACAACCCGGTCAGGGCGATGAGGCTGATGGGCGCCCCGGTGCGAGGCAGGGTCGGCCGCTCCAGCGTCACGCCCAGGACGATGGCGATGTCGGCCGCCGCGTTGGCGGACACCTGCCTGCCGAGGACGTCGGTGCCGGCGGCCGTGCCGATGTTTCGGGTCGGGCTGTCGGCCTCCACCACCTGGGACTTGGTGACGGCCACGACGGCGCCCGGCGCCATGGTGCCGATGACGGCGATGCCACCGAGGACGTCGTCGGTCACCGTGACGTCGTTCAGGGTGGTGTCGCCGGTGTTGGTCACCGTGTAGGTGAACGTGACCTCCTGGCCGGGGGAGACGCTCGCCGGGGTCGCCGCCTTGGTGATGGTGATGGCCGGCGTGATCACCTTGACGAAGGTGGAGTCGGCGGCGCCGGACTTCCGGCCCAGGGCGTCCACCGCTCCGACCGACGCCGTGTTGGTGGCGTCGCCCGAGGCGGAGCGCTGGTAGGCGCAGGTGAACGACGACCCGGCCGCCAGCGTCGCTCCGACGTGCTCGGGGCACAGGTCGGCGAAGCCGGGCTCGAGGGTGTCGGCCAGCGACTCCAGGGTCAGCGCGACGTTGCCGGCGTTCTCGATGCGCACCGTGTAGGTCAGGCGGTCGCCCGCGTGCACGACGAGGGCGTCACCCGAGGTGGCGTGGTCGCCGCCGTTCACCTTCTTGTCGAGCGTGATGCCCGCCGGCCTGGCCGTGTTGGTGAAGGCGACGGTGGCGGCGGTGGCTCCGATCGTCACCTTGCCGTCGGCGGGCACGGAGGCCGAGGTGAAGAGGGCCGACGCCTGCTCGCTCACCGTGCAGTCGGTGCCCGTCGGGATCCCGGTGATGGTCTTCGAGCCGTTGTCGGTGATCGTGAACGACTGGTCGTGGACGGTGCCGTCGCAGTCGACGTCGAAGGTGAAGGTCCCGCTGCCGCCGACGGTGGCCTTGGTGACCACCAGGTTGCCGGTGTCCCGGGTGTTCGTGAACGCCACCGTGTTGTCACCGACGGCGATGACGACCTGCCCGTCGGCAGGGACGGATAACCCGCTGAACAGGCTGTCGTCCCGCTCCGTCACGGTGCACGTGGTGCCCGTGGGGATGCTGGAGATCCGGCGGGCCCCGCTGTCGGTGATCGTCACCGACTGGTCGTGGCCGGTGCCGGTGCAGTCCACGTCGAAGGTGAAGGTCCCCGAGCCGCCCGTCGTCTCCTTGGTGACGACCAGGTCCCCCGTCTTGCGGGCGTTGGCGAAGGCCACGGTGTTCGAGCCGGTGGCGATGGTGACCGTGCCGTCGGCCGGGACCGACGTCGACGTGAACAGCGGGTCGGCCGTCTCGGTCACCGTGCAGCTCGTCCCGGTGGGGATGCCGGTCACGGTGCGGGAGCCGTTGTCGGTGACGGTCAGCGTCTGGTCGAACGCCGTGCCGTCGCAGTCGACGGCGAAGCTGAACGTGCCGCTGCCCCCGGTCGTCGTCTTGGTGACGACGAGGTCACCCGTGAGCCGGGTGTTCGTGAACGCCACGGTGTTCGTGCCGCTGGCGATGGTGACCTGGCCGTCGGCGGGCGACGAGACCGTCGAGAACCCGGAGGCGGCCCGCTCGGTCACCGTGCACTCCGTTCCGACGGCGATGCCGGTGATGGTCCGGGAGCCGTTGTCGGTGATGGTGACGGCCGTGTCGTAGGTGGTGCCGGTGCAGTCCACGTCGAAGGTGAAGGTGCCGGACCCGCCGTTGGTCGCCTTGGTGATCACCAGGTCACCGAGCTGGACGTTGACGAAGACGCTGACCGTCTGGCTGGTGCCGATGGGGATGACCAGGCTCCGCGGGGTGGCGTCCAGCTGGTAGCCGTCCGGCGCCGCCGTCTCGGTCACCGTGCACGGCGTCCCCGACGGCCCGTTGACGGCGATGGCCCCGGTGGTGGCCGTTCCCGACGCGCTCACCGTGCCGTCCTGGTTGGTCTGGCTCTGGTTGCTGAGCCCGGTGATGATCGTCGGCGGCAGCGGGACGGTGGGGGAGCACACCACCGAGAAGCCGGCGCCCGCCAGGAGCGGCCCCGTCGTCGAGCCGCTGCGCTTCTCGATGCGCAGTCCGCCGCCGACCGTGAAGCACGCCGGGCCGGCCTTGCGGTTGCTGGCCTGGGACTCGGAGGGCGCGGCGGTGGTCTTGGCGTAGTTGCAGAACTGGGCACCGAGGGGCGTCCCCGCCGCGATGGGCACGGCGAAGCGCAGCTCGAAGTCCTCGGTGTTCGGCACGAACG
The nucleotide sequence above comes from Acidimicrobiales bacterium. Encoded proteins:
- a CDS encoding DUF5979 domain-containing protein, with translation MASLRNFLGGRAARRIGAVMMATGVMTSLVGAFAPASGEVGDVPVVTLEDGVNGCNGVRPTPGSENTTKRLDPNFASNFDPGGLVGFIIDYPVDATDVAGRTTFVITDCVFVDDNAVAKYSVSFVPNTEDFELRFAVPIAAGTPLGAQFCNYAKTTAAPSESQASNRKAGPACFTVGGGLRIEKRSGSTTGPLLAGAGFSVVCSPTVPLPPTIITGLSNQSQTNQDGTVSASGTATTGAIAVNGPSGTPCTVTETAAPDGYQLDATPRSLVIPIGTSQTVSVFVNVQLGDLVITKATNGGSGTFTFDVDCTGTTYDTAVTITDNGSRTITGIAVGTECTVTERAASGFSTVSSPADGQVTIASGTNTVAFTNTRLTGDLVVTKTTTGGSGTFSFAVDCDGTAFDQTLTVTDNGSRTVTGIPTGTSCTVTETADPLFTSTSVPADGTVTIATGSNTVAFANARKTGDLVVTKETTGGSGTFTFDVDCTGTGHDQSVTITDSGARRISSIPTGTTCTVTERDDSLFSGLSVPADGQVVIAVGDNTVAFTNTRDTGNLVVTKATVGGSGTFTFDVDCDGTVHDQSFTITDNGSKTITGIPTGTDCTVSEQASALFTSASVPADGKVTIGATAATVAFTNTARPAGITLDKKVNGGDHATSGDALVVHAGDRLTYTVRIENAGNVALTLESLADTLEPGFADLCPEHVGATLAAGSSFTCAYQRSASGDATNTASVGAVDALGRKSGAADSTFVKVITPAITITKAATPASVSPGQEVTFTYTVTNTGDTTLNDVTVTDDVLGGIAVIGTMAPGAVVAVTKSQVVEADSPTRNIGTAAGTDVLGRQVSANAAADIAIVLGVTLERPTLPRTGAPISLIALTGLFLVLFGTGLVVTGRRHDD